Proteins found in one Gammaproteobacteria bacterium genomic segment:
- the cmoB gene encoding tRNA 5-methoxyuridine(34)/uridine 5-oxyacetic acid(34) synthase CmoB: MNLDHYTHLFELNQLSNDSEWKSLLRKKIEAVFLKPSHGHFSKWQFAVDQLSTTRSSHFKFDTPIIEIGTSNDLTDQKNEIILQSLNSLHPWRKGPFNFFGTHIDTEWRCDKKWLRIQSYLPSLEGKTILDVGCGNGYYMLRMLGDGAKNVIGVDPTLVFLAQYYGLTQCINRNINAHLLPIALEELPTQINQFDYVFSMGVLYHRRNPREHLKRLHQHTSAGGSVLIETLVIDTDKNTQLIPQNRYAGMRNVWSIPSPSLVQSWLEDSGYENIQLHNIQTTQIEEQRATQWMQNYSLINFLDPIDHSKTIEGHPAPTRAIFTALRP; the protein is encoded by the coding sequence ATGAACCTTGACCATTACACTCATTTATTTGAGTTAAATCAGCTCTCTAATGATTCAGAATGGAAGTCTTTACTTAGAAAGAAAATAGAAGCAGTTTTTCTAAAGCCATCACATGGTCACTTTTCCAAATGGCAATTCGCCGTGGACCAGTTATCTACTACGCGTAGCTCTCACTTCAAATTTGACACCCCTATAATAGAAATAGGAACCTCTAACGACCTTACAGATCAGAAAAATGAAATAATATTACAATCGTTAAATTCATTACATCCATGGCGCAAAGGCCCATTTAATTTTTTTGGAACTCATATAGATACTGAATGGCGTTGCGATAAAAAATGGCTACGCATTCAAAGTTACTTGCCATCATTAGAAGGTAAAACAATTTTAGATGTTGGCTGTGGAAATGGTTATTACATGTTACGAATGTTAGGAGACGGAGCAAAAAATGTTATTGGCGTAGACCCAACATTAGTTTTTTTAGCTCAATACTATGGGCTCACACAATGCATTAATCGAAATATTAATGCTCACTTACTGCCCATTGCACTGGAAGAACTGCCCACACAAATAAATCAATTTGATTATGTATTTTCAATGGGTGTTTTATATCATCGACGTAATCCGCGTGAACATCTAAAACGCTTACACCAACACACATCAGCAGGCGGCAGCGTGTTGATTGAAACATTAGTCATTGATACTGATAAAAACACTCAGCTAATCCCACAAAATCGATATGCTGGAATGCGCAACGTGTGGAGTATTCCTAGCCCCTCATTAGTCCAGTCTTGGTTAGAAGATAGTGGCTATGAAAATATTCAACTTCACAACATTCAAACAACTCAAATAGAAGAACAACGCGCTACACAGTGGATGCAAAATTATTCCTTGATTAATTTTCTTGATCCTATAGATCACAGCAAAACTATCGAAGGACATCCAGCACCTACACGCGCTATTTTTACTGCTCTACGCCCATAG
- a CDS encoding sensor domain-containing diguanylate cyclase, which yields MAAQPKQTKLQLNELETLKHRLEAVYDDARNNEKVLKKFQYLELKLLSCSSLSELIQIITHHSRSTFGWDTLTIILHDEDRKIYKLLKESGENPDKQEALQLLPDITHVKHIYGMTRKPTLGKFDLDKHRSLFLDNQKYPRSVALLPLQRNNCLLGSLNLGSYKLERFQKGSATDFLQHLAAVLATCLHTAIAHERLKQAGLTDSLTGINNRRFFDQRLEEEISRNKRLESSLGCLFIDIDHFKIINDSYGHDVGDTVLKKVAELVRAQTRSIDVVARYGGEEFAILLGQSGKVRAIEIAERIRSIIADTKFKNTDNNINITVSVGVSTIDFQQRHNEDPKLIGRHLLQRADKALYQAKQSGRDQVVFLED from the coding sequence ATGGCCGCACAACCAAAACAGACCAAACTTCAACTAAATGAGCTTGAAACTCTCAAGCATCGACTGGAAGCTGTTTACGATGATGCGCGCAACAATGAAAAAGTGCTCAAAAAATTCCAGTACCTGGAATTAAAGCTACTTAGCTGTAGTTCTCTATCTGAATTAATTCAAATTATTACTCATCATAGTCGTTCAACCTTTGGCTGGGATACTCTGACAATTATCTTGCATGATGAAGATAGAAAAATTTATAAGCTGCTAAAAGAATCTGGAGAAAATCCAGACAAACAAGAAGCATTACAGCTATTACCAGACATCACACATGTAAAACATATCTATGGAATGACGCGAAAACCAACACTAGGTAAGTTTGACTTAGACAAACATCGCTCTCTGTTTTTAGATAATCAAAAATACCCGCGTAGTGTTGCCCTATTACCACTGCAAAGAAACAATTGCCTATTAGGTAGCCTTAACTTAGGCAGCTATAAACTCGAACGTTTCCAGAAAGGTAGCGCAACTGATTTCTTGCAACATTTAGCTGCCGTATTGGCTACATGCCTTCATACTGCCATTGCCCATGAACGACTAAAGCAAGCAGGGTTAACAGATTCACTGACTGGCATTAATAATCGACGTTTCTTTGATCAAAGATTAGAAGAAGAAATTTCACGCAACAAGCGTTTAGAATCTAGCCTGGGCTGTTTATTCATCGACATTGATCACTTCAAAATTATTAACGACAGTTATGGGCATGACGTTGGTGACACGGTATTAAAAAAAGTCGCAGAACTAGTACGCGCTCAAACACGCTCCATTGATGTTGTTGCTAGATATGGTGGAGAAGAGTTTGCTATTCTGCTAGGGCAAAGTGGAAAAGTGAGAGCAATAGAAATTGCAGAACGAATTCGCTCTATTATTGCTGACACTAAATTTAAGAATACTGATAACAACATCAACATCACCGTCTCAGTTGGCGTCTCAACAATTGACTTTCAACAGCGACATAACGAAGATCCAAAATTAATCGGCAGGCACTTACTTCAACGCGCAGACAAAGCACTTTACCAAGCCAAGCAAAGTGGCCGCGATCAAGTTGTCTTCCTTGAAGATTAA
- a CDS encoding EAL domain-containing protein, with amino-acid sequence MAAKVSLINIGKDLWSYLCRQIPPPVALSNYTSEAQLSEVLKSGNLDADIIVLGHHLEDPLKIANWVKAVNPYTKIFVLRRPSDFELMRQDFELNPALGEGLMLCSTADIKSLPAALIHSTEASANDTNINAAINSSDNIPVLNKKALLTQPDEIEVVDDLLNSANVGFILLDKNHTITHANKTACELLNIDQHESLGTPIDLILSSKEQNSVKHLISETQENEDKSTGLITADTENGTLHLRCTVALNDKKNSSSGYALVIQNQSNLMRIEAELLEEQTRNKLTLELLKEGVIIADSNLEVVHMNPVAESLTGWPTFEAEGHSIDEIIRIIDSDKRERFDIPGQSAIQENRTIQVSQNLLLVNNHNDERAIELTLAPHFPSEKNANGVVIIIKDLSETRRLASEIEHRASHDSLTGLLNRQEFEYQLEKSIASAAMHDVQHVLCYIDVNQFKIINAQAGHTAGDYILKEVAHLLHSKIRSIDYIGRLGGDEFALLLVNHTIDNAKRTAQTLIDEFQRHRFTWETQIFELGLSVGVVPVTKESPEPAQMLTRAELTCYSAKERGRNQLHIYQTDDDELTRKHAEILRAAGITGALQEDRFMLYCQPIVSLSLGNRSIQHYELLLRLNDANGNIIMPGSFIPAAERYGLMPNVDRWVIHTALHSYHETFGEKSGVHIAINLSGNSLNDDKLLKFIKDELASSEVDPQQVCFEITETAAINNLSQASHLIKELKSIGCCFALDDFGSGLSSFTYLKNLPVDYLKIDGSFVTDMSNDTIDYAMVEAINQLGHVMGIGTIAECAESEEVVEQLRKLGVDFAQGYAMGSPMPMDGLKLLH; translated from the coding sequence ATGGCAGCGAAAGTTTCACTAATTAATATTGGCAAAGACTTATGGTCTTACTTGTGTCGCCAGATACCACCACCCGTGGCGTTATCTAATTACACCAGCGAGGCGCAACTATCAGAAGTTTTGAAATCTGGAAATCTGGATGCAGACATTATTGTATTGGGGCACCACCTGGAAGACCCACTCAAAATTGCTAACTGGGTAAAAGCAGTGAACCCGTATACAAAAATATTCGTGTTACGCAGACCTAGCGATTTTGAGCTTATGCGCCAAGACTTTGAGCTTAATCCAGCACTTGGTGAAGGATTAATGTTGTGCTCAACAGCAGACATAAAAAGTTTGCCCGCAGCACTCATTCACTCAACTGAAGCCTCAGCCAATGACACTAATATTAACGCTGCTATAAATAGCAGCGACAACATCCCAGTATTAAATAAAAAAGCATTACTAACACAACCTGATGAAATAGAAGTAGTTGATGATCTATTAAATAGTGCCAATGTCGGCTTTATCTTATTAGATAAAAATCACACCATTACTCATGCTAACAAAACAGCATGCGAATTACTCAACATAGATCAACATGAATCATTAGGCACTCCAATTGATTTGATTTTATCTTCTAAAGAACAAAATTCAGTTAAGCACTTAATCTCAGAAACTCAAGAGAATGAAGATAAATCTACTGGGCTCATTACTGCAGATACCGAAAATGGCACGCTTCACTTACGCTGCACTGTTGCGCTTAACGACAAGAAGAATAGCTCGTCTGGTTATGCATTAGTAATACAAAATCAAAGCAACTTGATGCGCATTGAAGCAGAGCTTCTAGAAGAACAAACTCGCAACAAGCTAACCCTCGAACTGCTGAAAGAAGGTGTCATTATAGCTGACAGCAATCTTGAAGTAGTTCATATGAATCCAGTAGCAGAAAGCTTAACTGGCTGGCCAACTTTTGAAGCCGAAGGCCATAGCATTGATGAAATTATTCGTATAATCGATTCTGACAAGCGCGAACGCTTTGATATTCCCGGACAATCTGCAATTCAAGAAAACAGAACTATCCAAGTATCGCAGAATTTATTATTAGTAAATAATCACAATGATGAACGTGCCATTGAACTTACCCTTGCACCTCATTTCCCTAGCGAGAAAAATGCCAATGGTGTTGTTATCATCATTAAAGACTTATCTGAAACTAGACGCCTCGCCAGTGAAATAGAACATCGTGCTTCGCATGACTCTCTCACGGGCTTATTAAACCGTCAAGAATTCGAATATCAATTAGAGAAATCGATCGCCAGCGCGGCCATGCATGATGTTCAACATGTATTGTGTTACATCGATGTTAATCAATTCAAAATTATCAATGCTCAAGCCGGTCATACAGCTGGTGACTACATTCTTAAGGAAGTTGCCCATTTATTACACTCTAAAATTCGCAGCATTGATTATATTGGCCGCTTAGGTGGTGATGAATTTGCATTATTGCTAGTTAACCACACAATAGATAACGCAAAGCGCACTGCTCAAACACTTATTGATGAATTTCAACGTCACCGCTTCACTTGGGAAACGCAAATTTTTGAACTTGGCTTAAGCGTCGGTGTTGTTCCCGTAACAAAAGAATCACCAGAGCCTGCGCAGATGCTGACACGAGCGGAATTAACATGCTATTCAGCTAAAGAGCGAGGACGTAATCAACTACACATCTATCAAACAGATGATGACGAGCTAACCCGCAAACATGCTGAAATCTTGCGCGCTGCAGGAATCACTGGTGCACTACAAGAAGATCGCTTCATGCTTTATTGCCAACCTATAGTCTCTTTGTCACTTGGCAATAGATCTATTCAACACTACGAATTACTGTTAAGACTTAATGATGCTAATGGCAATATAATTATGCCGGGCAGTTTTATACCTGCCGCTGAGCGTTATGGCTTAATGCCCAACGTAGATCGCTGGGTAATTCATACTGCACTGCACAGTTACCATGAAACATTTGGCGAAAAGTCTGGCGTACATATTGCTATCAATTTATCTGGCAATTCACTTAACGATGACAAGCTCCTAAAGTTTATTAAAGACGAGTTGGCCAGTTCTGAAGTTGATCCACAGCAAGTATGCTTTGAAATTACTGAAACGGCAGCTATCAATAATTTATCTCAAGCTAGCCATTTAATTAAAGAATTAAAATCAATTGGCTGTTGTTTTGCACTTGATGATTTTGGCAGCGGACTATCTTCGTTTACATATCTGAAAAATCTTCCAGTCGATTATTTAAAAATTGATGGTAGCTTCGTCACCGACATGTCCAATGACACAATTGACTACGCTATGGTTGAGGCGATTAACCAACTTGGTCATGTCATGGGCATTGGCACTATTGCTGAATGCGCTGAAAGTGAAGAAGTAGTTGAGCAACTTCGTAAGCTAGGCGTTGATTTTGCACAAGGTTACGCCATGGGCTCTCCTATGCCTATGGATGGCTTAAAGTTACTCCACTAG
- the cmoA gene encoding carboxy-S-adenosyl-L-methionine synthase CmoA: protein MSKDEIYKQPLQNIEDFSFDKAVSDAFDDMVDRSVPGYRTLIANIGPISAYFLRPNTHCYDLGCSHGAASLSIFNCLPYNSITIHAIDNSSAMIHQCEQLVSHAGASDHINTLLADINNISIQNASVVVLNLTLQFLPLDQRYELLSKIVTGMNPGGACILTEKIILQDHYTEDLFHKLHTNFKSANQYSQLEISQKRKAIENVLIRESFDDHQQRLFDVGFSSVTAWFQCLNFASLIAVK from the coding sequence ATGAGTAAAGATGAAATATACAAACAACCACTTCAAAACATAGAAGATTTTAGTTTTGATAAAGCCGTTAGCGATGCTTTCGATGACATGGTGGATCGTTCGGTCCCTGGTTACAGAACACTTATAGCCAATATTGGCCCCATCTCTGCGTATTTTTTACGCCCGAATACTCATTGTTATGATTTGGGTTGTTCGCATGGCGCTGCTTCATTATCAATATTTAATTGCCTTCCATATAATTCCATTACAATTCACGCCATAGATAATTCATCAGCTATGATCCATCAATGTGAGCAATTAGTTTCACATGCGGGAGCGTCTGATCATATTAATACTCTATTAGCTGATATTAATAACATCAGCATACAAAATGCATCTGTTGTCGTCCTCAATTTGACACTACAGTTCTTACCGCTTGACCAGCGATACGAATTACTTAGTAAAATTGTTACAGGAATGAATCCTGGCGGAGCATGTATTCTTACTGAAAAAATAATTTTGCAAGATCATTACACTGAAGATTTATTCCATAAGCTACACACCAATTTCAAATCTGCCAATCAATATAGCCAGCTTGAAATTAGCCAGAAACGAAAAGCAATCGAGAATGTATTAATTCGCGAATCATTTGATGACCATCAGCAGAGATTATTTGATGTGGGCTTCAGCAGCGTGACAGCTTGGTTTCAATGCCTTAACTTTGCGTCTTTAATAGCTGTCAAATAA